The Arachis duranensis cultivar V14167 chromosome 2, aradu.V14167.gnm2.J7QH, whole genome shotgun sequence genome has a window encoding:
- the LOC107475572 gene encoding pentatricopeptide repeat-containing protein At1g02060, chloroplastic (The sequence of the model RefSeq protein was modified relative to this genomic sequence to represent the inferred CDS: added 16 bases not found in genome assembly): MALNSGPRSLSSQVFTKERFIPISNFSSNPCAVLRKLWSEKTDNHTRVQELHQNEKLRSRNSCKRAKDMANLINYKPWSNQLLSSFTTLLSKTNVLQTLRHIKEPSKAFRFFKWAHEMGFPHNAQSYFMMLEILGRQRNLNVARNFLFSIEKKSNGEVKLEDRFFNSLIRSYGEAGLFKESIKLFETMKSTGVSPSVVTFNSVLSILLRRGRTNMARAVYDEMLGTYGVTPDVYTYNILIRGFCKNSYIEEGFWFFKEMVSFDCDPDVVTYNTLVDGLCKAGKVSIAHNLVNGMNKKCKYLNSDIVTYTTLIRGYCMKQEVDKALFLLEEMTNRGLKPNVITYNTLIKGLCEAQKSDKVKDILGQMMGDGTFIPDSYTFNILIHAHCSAGNLDEAFKVFENMKSLQVPADSASYSVLIRSLCQRGDYDAAEKLFDELYENETLLSNYGSKPIAASYSPIFQYLCEHGKTKKAEKLLRQLMKRGTQDHLSYKTVIMGHCKEGAYENGYGILVWMLRRDFVPDFEIYDCLIDGFLLKDKPLLAKETLEKMLKSSYKPKTSTLHSILARLLEKGCVHESTSLIVMMLERNFRQNINLSTENLLLLFGSGLQDKAFQIIELHYKNGYRVKIEEVIQFLCQRGKLPEACKLLLFSMEHHRNIDIDLCNSVITGLCKIKKVSEAFNLCYELAEKGLHQELTCLNDLIAALEAGGRLKEAAFISKRMPRVDLKRIRC, encoded by the exons ATGGCCTTAAACAGTGGCCCTCGGAGTCTCTCATCACAAGTGTTTACCAAGGAGCGTTTCATTCCAATCTCCAACTTCAGCTCTAACCCCTGTGCTGTTCTCAG GAAGTTATGGTCTGAGAAGACAGATAATCATACAAGGGTTCAAGAGCTCCACCAAAATGAGAAACTCAGATCAAGGAATTCGTGTAAAAGAGCCAAAGACATGGCTAATCTCATCAATTACAAACCTTGGTCAAATCAGTTGCTGTCTTCATTCACTACCCTTCTTTCCAAAACCAATGTGCTTCAGACTTTACGCCATATCAAGGAACCTTCCAAGGCCTTTCGGTTCTTCAAGTGGGCACATGAAATGGGTTTCCCGCACAATGCTCAATCCTACTTCATGATGTTGGAAATCCTTGGTCGTCAGAGGAATCTCAATGTTGCTAGGaattttctgttttccattgAGAAAAAGTCCAATGGGGAAGTCAAGCTTGAGGATAGGTTCTTCAATAGCTTAATTAGAAGTTATGGTGAAGCCGGCCTCTTCAAAGAATCCATTAAGCTTTTTGAGACTATGAAGTCAACTGGTGTATCACCATCTGTGGTCACATTCAACAGTGTTTTGTCTATATTGCTAAGGCGGGGCCGGACCAATATGGCAAGAGCTGTGTACGACGAAATGCTTGGGACGTACGGTGTCACTCCAGATGTGTACACATACAATATTTTGATCAGAGGGTTTTGCAAGAATTCCTACATTGAAGAAGGGTTTTGGTTCTTTAAAGAGATGGTGAGCTTTGATTGCGATCCGGATGTTGTTACATATAATACACTCGTTGATGGCTTGTGTAAAGCAGGGAAGGTTAGTATAGCACATAACTTAGTGAATGGTATGAACAAGAAATGCAAATATTTGAATTCTGATATTGTGACTTACACAACTTTGATTAGAGGGTATTGTATGAAACAAGAAGTAGATAAAGCATTGTTTCTTCTTGAAGAGATGACTAATAGGGGGCTAAAGCCAAATGTAATTACGTACAATACTCTGATAAAAGGATTATGTGAGGCACAAAAGTCGGACAAGGTAAAGGATATTTTGGGCCAAATGATGGGAGATGGGACTTTCATACCAGATTCATATACCTTCAATATATTAATTCATGCACATTGTTCTGCAGGAAACCTGGATGAAGCATTTAAGGTGTTTGAAAACATGAAAAGCCTTCAAGTCCCAGCAGATTCAGCCTCGTACAGTGTTCTGATTCGGAGTTTGTGTCAGAGAGGTGACTATGATGCAGCAGAGAAGCTGTTTGATGAATTATATGAGAATGAAACCTTGTTAAGTAATTATGGTTCCAAGCCGATTGCTGCCTCATATAGTCCTATTTTTCAATATTTGTGTGAACATGGGAAAACTAAGAAGGCTGAGAAGTTACTTAGACAGCTAATGAAAAGGGGAACACAAGATCACCTGTCATATAAGACCGTGATTATGGGGCACTGTAAAGAAGGAGCATATGAAAATGGTTATGGGATTTTGGTATGGATGCTAAGAAGAGATTTTGTTCCTGATTTTGAGATATATGATTGTTTGATTGATGGTTTTCTTCTGAAGGATAAGCCTCTTCTTGCAAAGGAGACTCTAGAGAAAATGCTAAAGAGCTCCTATAAACCTAAAACATCTACCTTGCATTCTATATTGGCAAGACTTTTGGAAAAAGGTTGTGTTCATGAGTCTACCTCCCTTATTGTCATGATGCTGGAGAGAAATTTTAGACAAAATATAAACCTGTCAACTGAGAATTTACTGCTCCTTTTTGGCTCTGGACTGCAAGATAAAGCATTTCAGATTATTGAGTTGCACTATAAGAATGGATACCGTGTTAAAATAGAAGAAGTGATTCAATTCCTTTGCCAAAGAGGAAAGCTACCAGAAGCTTGCAAGCTGTTGTTGTTTAGTATGGAACATCATAGAAATATTGATATTGACTTGTGTAATTCAGTTATTACGGGCCTTTGTAAAATTAAGAAGGTTTCAGAAGCATTTAATTTATGCTATGAATTAGCGGAGAAAGGTTTACATCAGGAACTGACATGCCTAAATGATCTGATAGCAGCTCTAGAGGCAGGAGGGAGATTAAAGGAAGCTGCATTTATATCGAAGAGAATGCCAAGAGTCGACCTAAA
- the LOC107475575 gene encoding cytochrome P450 704C1, producing the protein MDFLHNPCIFASLSAGLVLLLAQFLFRRRDRKKKKYHPIGGTVFNQMMNFNRLHHYMTDLAGKYKTYRLLSPFRNEIYTSDPINVEYILKTHFENYGKGMYNYQNLRDFLGDGIFTVDGEKWREQRKISSHEFSTKMLRDFSIFVFRKNAAKVADVVSEAATSNKTLEIQDLFMKSTLDSIFQVAFGTELDSMCGSSEEGKNFADAFETSSMLTLFRYVDVFWKIKKFLNVGSEAVLRKNTKILNDFVFKLINIRMQQLQTSKDDSANKHGDILSRFLQQEKYDSTYLRDIILNFVIAGKDTTAATLAWFIYMLCKYPEEQERAAEEVKEVTNTKTKTFSSSAEFVSFVTDEALEKMNYLHAAITETLRLYPAVPVDAKICFADDILPDGYNVNKGDMVSYQPYAMGRMKFIWGDDAEEFRPERWLDHNGIFQPDSPFRFTAFQAGPRICLGKEFAYRQMKIFSAVLLGCFRFELSDETKVVTYKTMINLHIDGGLEVKAFHRDWD; encoded by the exons ATGGATTTTCTTCATAATCCTTGTATCTTTGCATCTCTTTCTGCAGGTTTAGTTCTTCTGTTGGCACAATTTCTGTTCAGAAGAAGagatagaaagaagaagaagtaccATCCAATTGGTGGCACAGTGTTCAACCAAATGATGAACTTCAATAGGCTGCATCATTACATGACTGATCTTGCAGGAAAGTATAAGACTTACAGATTGCTGAGTCCATTCAGGAATGAGATTTACACTTCTGATCCTATCAATGTTGAGTATATCCTCAAAACccattttgaaaattatggaAAG GGAATGTACAACTACCAAAATTTAAGGGATTTCCTGGGTGATGGAATCTTCACTGTTGATGGCGAGAAATGGCGCGAACAGAGGAAAATATCAAGTCATGAATTCTCCACCAAGATGTTAAGAGATTTCAGCATTTTTGTATTCAGAAAGAATGCAGCAAAAGTTGCAGATGTGGTGTCTGAAGCTGCAACTTCAAACAAGACATTGGAAATCCAA GACCTTTTCATGAAATCAACTTTGGATTCAATATTCCAAGTTGCATTTGGAACTGAACTTGACAGCATGTGTGGATCAAGCGAAGAAGGGAAGAACTTCGCCGACGCTTTTGAAACTTCAAGTATGCTTACTCTTTTCCGGTATGTCGATGTCTTCTGGAAGATAAAGAAATTTCTGAATGTTGGATCAGAGGCTGTCTTAAGAAAGAATACCAAAATCTTAAACGACTTTGTCTTTAAGCTAATTAACATAAGAATGCAGCAATTGCAGACTTCAAAGGATGATTCTGCT AACAAACATGGTGACATACTCTCAAGGTTTCTGCAACAGGAGAAATATGATTCGACATACTTAAGAGACATAATTCTAAACTTCGTTATAGCCGGAAAAGACACAACAGCTGCAACACTTGCATGGTTTATTTACATGCTATGTAAGTATCCTGAAGAGCAAGAAAGAGCTGCAGAAGAAGTGAAAGAAGTAACAAACACAAAAACTAAAACATTTAGCAGTAGTGCTGAGTTTGTGTCTTTTGTAACTGATGAAGCTCTTGAAAAGATGAATTATCTCCATGCGGCAATTACTGAAACTCTCAGACTTTATCCTGCAGTTCCAGTG GATGCAAAGATTTGCTTTGCTGATGATATATTACCAGATGGATACAATGTAAATAAAGGAGATATGGTATCTTATCAACCTTATGCAATGGGGAGGATGAAATTCATTTGGGGTGATGATGCAGAAGAATTTAGACCAGAAAGATGGCTTGATCATAATGGCATTTTTCAGCCAGATAGTCCTTTCAGATTTACAGCTTTCCAg GCAGGTCCTCGGATTTGTCTAGGAAAGGAGTTTGCATACAGGCAGATGAAGATATTCTCAGCAGTTTTGTTAGGTTGTTTCCGCTTTGAATTGAGTGATGAAACGAAAGTTGTTACTTACAAGACAATGATAAATCTTCATATTGATGGTGGTCTTGAAGTCAAAGCCTTCCACAGGGACTGGGACTAA
- the LOC107475726 gene encoding protein PYRICULARIA ORYZAE RESISTANCE 21 yields the protein MEEKRKAKMKLKVDLQCYKCHMKVKRVLSKFPQILKQKYDAENDIVIIEVLCCSPERLVDKICCRGGGAIKSIEIVEAKPKPPPPEKPKPHPVPRAEPEKPKSPPRQDVAAPTQPVKLFEPVPAVSVLAYPSSVSSSPAGLFYEGGPGGLPGFYGRPIYDSYGGSWPCYGNCHYQHFHEEEASQCTIS from the exons ATGGAAGAAAAG CGAAAGGCGAAAATGAAGCTGAAGGTGGACCTTCAATGTTATAAATGCCACATGAAAGTAAAGAGGGTCCTCAGCAAATTTCCTC aAATTCTAAAGCAAAAGTATGACGCGGAGAACGACATAGTGATCATCGAAGTGCTATGTTGCAGCCCAGAAAGGCTAGTGGACAAAATTTGTTGCCGAGGTGGTGGTGCCATCAAAAGCATTGAAATTGTGGAAGCCAAACCCAAACCTCCCCCGCCCGAGAAGCCCAAGCCGCATCCTGTTCCCCGTGCCGAGCCGGAGAAGCCTAAATCACCTCCACGACAGGATGTTGCAGCCCCGACTCAGCCAGTAAAACTCTTTGAACCGGTACCTGCTGTCTCTGTTCTTGCATACCCATCATCAGTGAGTTCTTCGCCGGCCGGGCTTTTCTATGAGGGTGGCCCAGGTGGGCTCCCGGGCTTTTATGGAAGACCAATATATGATAGTTATGGTGGGAGCTGGCCTTGTTATGGGAACTGTCACTATCAACACtttcatgaagaagaagcatcACAATGTACAATTAGTTGA